The following proteins are encoded in a genomic region of Candidatus Marinarcus aquaticus:
- the purT gene encoding formate-dependent phosphoribosylglycinamide formyltransferase gives MEFSAPLKSDSIKIMLLGSGELGKEVIIEAQRLGIETIAVDSYNNAPAQLVANRAYTINMKNKNEILDVIRREKPDYILPEVEAINIEALFEAENEGFHVIPNADAVNKTMNRKNIRQFAAEELKVKTGRYEFVSTFEGLEKAAANMGFPCVIKPVMSSSGHGQSVAKKAEDLPFSWEMAKEARGDASELIVEEFIKFDYEITMLTVRNEKQTVFCEPIGHIQQDGDYIFSWQPMNMSESAKKKAQDIAKTVTDGLGGRGIFGVEMFVQGDEVFFSEVSPRPHDTGMVTMMTQSQSEFALHVRAVLGLPLDFFDYGAGASAAYKAKEDTFNPVVCVEDAAFTKESYVRVFGKPQSHVGRRMAVALTFDKQSSEAALEKAKAIIKNISDK, from the coding sequence ATGGAATTTAGCGCACCGTTAAAATCTGATTCAATTAAAATCATGCTTCTAGGAAGCGGAGAGTTAGGAAAAGAAGTGATCATCGAAGCTCAACGTTTGGGTATAGAAACCATCGCCGTAGACAGCTACAACAATGCACCAGCTCAATTGGTTGCCAACAGAGCCTACACAATTAATATGAAAAACAAAAATGAGATTTTAGATGTGATTCGAAGAGAGAAACCAGATTACATCCTGCCTGAAGTAGAAGCGATTAATATTGAAGCACTTTTTGAAGCTGAAAACGAAGGCTTTCATGTCATTCCAAATGCGGATGCCGTGAACAAAACAATGAACCGAAAAAACATTCGACAGTTTGCAGCTGAAGAGTTAAAGGTAAAAACGGGACGATATGAGTTTGTTTCTACGTTTGAAGGCTTAGAAAAAGCAGCAGCAAACATGGGATTCCCTTGTGTGATTAAACCTGTGATGAGCTCTTCTGGTCATGGTCAAAGTGTGGCTAAAAAAGCGGAAGATTTACCTTTTTCTTGGGAGATGGCAAAAGAGGCACGTGGCGATGCAAGCGAGTTAATCGTTGAAGAGTTCATCAAGTTTGATTATGAAATCACGATGTTAACTGTAAGAAACGAAAAACAAACCGTATTTTGTGAACCCATTGGTCACATCCAACAAGATGGTGACTATATCTTCTCATGGCAACCAATGAATATGAGTGAAAGTGCAAAGAAAAAAGCACAAGATATTGCAAAGACTGTTACTGATGGTTTAGGTGGTCGAGGTATTTTTGGTGTTGAAATGTTTGTTCAAGGGGATGAAGTATTCTTCAGTGAAGTAAGTCCACGACCACACGACACTGGAATGGTTACCATGATGACACAATCTCAAAGTGAGTTTGCACTGCATGTTCGAGCCGTACTTGGATTGCCTTTAGACTTCTTTGATTATGGTGCGGGAGCAAGTGCTGCATATAAAGCAAAAGAGGACACCTTTAATCCAGTGGTATGTGTAGAAGATGCTGCTTTTACAAAAGAGTCGTATGTGCGAGTATTTGGAAAACCACAAAGTCATGTGGGACGAAGAATGGCTGTGGCTTTAACGTTTGATAAACAAAGCAGTGAGGCTGCTTTAGAGAAAGCAAAAGCCATTATTAAAAATATCAGTGATAAATAA
- a CDS encoding LPP20 family lipoprotein, with the protein MKKVLLTASAAMVAASILFTGCSSKTETIQEDMTYVDPEFQGAPKWVMVPQVSGFIAEVGSAPNNAANDKSFQRAEAMADARDNLARQISTKVGNMFKSFKASTGSGADATFDKATESVSKQVASETLKGTVVKDTWISRTGNLYVLMAIDTTAVIDSAENKIKTSFKNDNALYQKFLAEKAQGELATELEKLNQ; encoded by the coding sequence ATGAAAAAAGTTTTACTGACTGCATCTGCAGCAATGGTAGCAGCTTCGATTTTATTTACAGGTTGTTCTTCTAAAACAGAAACCATCCAAGAAGATATGACCTATGTTGACCCAGAATTTCAAGGTGCACCCAAATGGGTGATGGTACCTCAAGTCAGTGGGTTCATTGCAGAAGTAGGAAGTGCACCAAATAATGCTGCTAATGATAAAAGCTTCCAAAGAGCAGAAGCGATGGCAGATGCACGAGATAACTTGGCTCGTCAAATCTCTACAAAAGTAGGAAACATGTTCAAATCGTTTAAGGCATCAACGGGTTCAGGTGCAGATGCTACTTTTGATAAAGCAACTGAGAGTGTCTCTAAACAAGTAGCCTCTGAGACACTTAAAGGTACGGTTGTAAAAGATACATGGATCAGCAGAACAGGAAACTTATATGTTCTAATGGCGATTGATACAACTGCTGTGATTGATTCAGCTGAGAATAAAATCAAAACCTCGTTTAAAAACGACAATGCTTTATATCAAAAATTTCTTGCCGAAAAAGCGCAAGGTGAACTTGCAACTGAGTTAGAAAAACTCAATCAATAA
- a CDS encoding murein transglycosylase domain-containing protein produces the protein MKKSYFLLLLPLIFLQSNDFQQFIQQQKSSFERYKQTQTTDFETYKKAYEEGLKEYKNDILQQWPQAELSTAHKWVQYDKNYATKKSVDFQNKTIKLEVIANNEQEAREKLVESFNDLLKDDVQRAYSNDQLEQKVQAKLPKTVLTPTIKTKQKIVADVIEKKEQEAYVEVIKKEPLVKKIYKENTIYTANLKLPSTALLKKARLYTHDVKEYAQKNSVNEELIFAVIHSESSFNPMARSHIPAYGLMQIVPKSAGLDVYNFLYKEKKILSSTYLYDPSNNIKIGSTYLHMLYFNYLRHIKDETSRLYCSIAAYNTGAGNVARSFIGTINIKEASKKINQMSAQEVYKHLMRNLPYNETRKYLQRVNERRYVYLKLLNEEQL, from the coding sequence ATGAAAAAATCGTACTTCCTTTTACTTCTGCCTCTGATATTTTTACAATCCAATGATTTTCAACAATTTATACAACAACAAAAAAGCTCGTTTGAACGTTATAAACAGACGCAAACAACTGATTTTGAAACTTATAAAAAAGCCTATGAAGAGGGTTTAAAAGAGTATAAAAACGATATCTTACAACAATGGCCCCAAGCAGAGCTCTCCACCGCACACAAATGGGTACAGTATGATAAAAATTATGCAACTAAAAAGAGCGTTGATTTTCAAAATAAGACCATCAAACTTGAAGTCATTGCCAACAATGAACAAGAGGCTCGTGAAAAACTTGTTGAGAGTTTCAATGATTTATTAAAAGATGATGTACAACGTGCTTATAGCAATGACCAATTGGAACAAAAAGTTCAAGCAAAACTGCCAAAAACTGTTTTGACTCCTACAATAAAAACCAAACAAAAAATCGTGGCAGATGTCATTGAGAAAAAAGAGCAAGAAGCGTATGTGGAAGTAATCAAAAAAGAGCCTTTAGTTAAAAAAATCTATAAAGAGAACACCATCTATACTGCTAATTTAAAACTTCCAAGTACCGCTTTACTTAAAAAAGCACGCCTTTATACCCATGATGTAAAAGAGTATGCACAAAAAAACAGCGTCAACGAAGAGCTGATTTTTGCGGTTATTCACTCTGAGAGCTCCTTTAATCCCATGGCGCGTTCTCATATACCTGCGTATGGTTTAATGCAAATTGTGCCTAAAAGTGCAGGTCTGGATGTCTATAACTTTTTATATAAAGAGAAAAAGATACTCAGCTCTACGTATTTATATGATCCCAGCAATAACATTAAAATAGGTTCCACCTATTTGCACATGCTCTATTTTAACTATCTTCGACACATCAAAGATGAGACCAGCAGGCTTTACTGCTCTATTGCAGCATATAACACGGGTGCAGGAAATGTGGCACGCAGTTTTATTGGTACGATCAATATCAAAGAAGCAAGTAAGAAAATCAATCAAATGAGTGCTCAAGAGGTGTATAAACACCTTATGAGAAACCTGCCTTATAATGAGACACGTAAATATCTGCAAAGAGTCAATGAGCGACGATATGTCTACTTAAAACTGCTCAATGAAGAGCAACTGTAA
- a CDS encoding leucyl/phenylalanyl-tRNA--protein transferase family protein, with product MARAGFVCTAAVDSQNKEVLLPEMQFEYALLDFKELHVSKKVQSLLDKHTFTLVKNERFEEVIQQINGYHKDSWLLPQYTQILKTLFKTPSRDFELCSFELIEKKSNQLIAGELGYCIGKTYTSLTGFFKKEAQYNNCGKLQLVMLAHYLEQHDFDLWNLGHACMSYKIDLGAKVYQREAFLKRWFKAII from the coding sequence TTGGCACGTGCAGGTTTTGTTTGTACGGCTGCAGTTGACTCACAGAACAAAGAGGTGCTGCTCCCTGAAATGCAGTTTGAGTATGCTTTGCTTGATTTTAAGGAGTTACACGTCTCAAAAAAGGTGCAAAGTTTACTTGATAAACACACCTTTACTCTTGTCAAAAATGAGCGTTTTGAAGAGGTCATACAGCAAATAAATGGTTACCACAAAGACTCATGGCTTCTGCCTCAATACACACAAATATTAAAAACCCTTTTTAAAACACCTTCACGCGACTTTGAACTGTGTTCTTTTGAACTGATTGAGAAAAAAAGCAATCAACTCATTGCCGGGGAGTTGGGCTATTGTATCGGAAAAACGTATACCAGTTTGACCGGTTTTTTTAAAAAAGAAGCCCAATACAACAACTGTGGGAAATTGCAATTGGTGATGCTTGCACACTATTTAGAACAACACGATTTTGATTTATGGAATTTAGGACATGCCTGTATGTCATATAAGATCGATTTAGGGGCAAAAGTGTATCAAAGAGAGGCTTTTTTAAAACGTTGGTTTAAGGCAATTATTTAA
- a CDS encoding TIGR00730 family Rossman fold protein: MNIAIYCGSSLGDHENFSNATKQLANEIAQRSMSIVYGGSSQGLMGIISNEALRLGVSVTGVIPYSLIEKEIENRAITHTHRVQSMSERKNKMEELADAFIALPGGYGTFDEIFEVLSELQLGKHNKPCAFYNINGYYDKLMEFLYACVDNGFMKKRFVDMIIVSENPKILIDGLQAFQPIKSKWE, encoded by the coding sequence ATGAATATTGCTATTTATTGTGGTTCATCTTTAGGAGATCATGAAAATTTTTCAAATGCCACAAAACAACTGGCCAACGAGATTGCTCAACGTTCAATGAGCATCGTTTATGGCGGTTCATCACAAGGTCTTATGGGCATTATTTCAAATGAAGCCCTACGTTTAGGTGTGAGTGTAACTGGGGTGATACCTTACAGTTTGATTGAAAAAGAGATTGAAAACAGAGCCATCACACATACCCATCGTGTACAAAGCATGAGTGAACGAAAAAATAAGATGGAAGAACTTGCAGATGCTTTTATCGCTTTGCCAGGAGGATACGGTACTTTTGATGAGATTTTTGAAGTGTTAAGTGAACTACAACTGGGAAAACACAACAAACCGTGTGCTTTTTATAATATCAATGGCTATTACGATAAACTCATGGAGTTTTTATATGCATGCGTGGATAACGGTTTTATGAAAAAACGTTTTGTGGATATGATTATTGTCAGTGAGAATCCCAAAATATTAATTGATGGTCTTCAAGCATTTCAACCTATAAAAAGCAAATGGGAGTAA
- a CDS encoding PAS domain-containing protein has protein sequence MDCANEKEEIEQLKKALEEQKRKNEKLLQECTKVDAMNELFNKYTITSETNLDGIITYASEPFIEISGYTREELIGQPHNIVRHEDMPKETFKELWETIKNKQIWRGEVKNRKKNGGHYWVDSIVFPLLDANGNIEGYKSIRIDITHKKELHDILGGLMSVEGNLF, from the coding sequence ATGGATTGCGCAAATGAAAAAGAAGAGATAGAACAGCTTAAAAAAGCGTTAGAAGAGCAGAAACGAAAAAATGAAAAACTGCTTCAAGAGTGTACGAAAGTAGATGCGATGAATGAACTCTTTAATAAATACACCATCACTTCAGAAACCAACCTTGATGGTATCATTACTTATGCCAGTGAACCATTTATTGAGATTTCTGGTTACACAAGAGAAGAACTCATAGGACAACCTCATAATATTGTTCGTCATGAAGACATGCCCAAAGAGACCTTTAAAGAGCTTTGGGAAACCATCAAAAACAAACAAATTTGGCGGGGAGAAGTAAAAAACCGCAAAAAAAATGGCGGACACTATTGGGTGGACAGTATTGTTTTTCCACTTTTGGATGCAAATGGTAATATTGAAGGATATAAATCCATTCGTATTGACATCACCCATAAAAAAGAGTTACATGATATTTTAGGTGGTTTAATGAGTGTAGAAGGAAATCTTTTTTAA
- the mqnP gene encoding menaquinone biosynthesis prenyltransferase MqnP translates to MEKFKQLLNDFNELVMFKHSIFSLPFIFIAMIVAANGWFGFKLLILGVLAALTARNFAMGFNRFLDRDIDALNPRTINRPNVDGRISPVQMFLFTFANALGFILVAYFVNDLALYLAVPILIVIGSYSYFKRFSYLAHLILGLSLGLAPIAGVVAVSETITFWSVLLSIGVMFWVAGFDLLYSLQDIEVDKKLGLHSIPSTFGVERTMRISQIFHALTVLFWLLFAFVSESGFFVYIAVVVSAVMLSVEHYIVNKDFSKIDRAFFTINGYLGIVFFVLVVCDQIFA, encoded by the coding sequence ATGGAAAAATTTAAGCAACTACTCAATGATTTTAATGAACTCGTGATGTTCAAACATTCAATATTTTCACTGCCATTTATTTTTATTGCAATGATTGTGGCAGCCAATGGCTGGTTTGGTTTTAAACTCTTAATCTTAGGTGTGCTCGCAGCACTCACTGCTCGTAACTTTGCCATGGGGTTTAACCGATTTTTAGACCGAGATATTGATGCTTTGAATCCTCGAACGATAAATCGTCCCAATGTGGATGGGCGTATTTCGCCGGTACAGATGTTTCTGTTTACGTTTGCCAATGCGTTGGGATTTATTTTAGTTGCTTATTTTGTCAATGATTTGGCACTGTATTTAGCGGTACCTATTTTAATTGTTATTGGAAGCTATTCATATTTTAAACGTTTTTCATATTTAGCACACCTTATTTTAGGACTCTCTTTAGGATTGGCTCCCATTGCTGGAGTGGTTGCTGTGAGTGAAACAATAACATTTTGGTCAGTGTTATTGAGTATTGGGGTAATGTTTTGGGTGGCAGGATTTGACTTGTTGTACTCTTTACAAGACATTGAAGTGGATAAAAAATTGGGATTGCACTCTATTCCTTCAACCTTTGGTGTTGAAAGAACCATGCGCATTTCACAAATCTTTCATGCCCTGACCGTACTTTTTTGGTTACTGTTTGCTTTTGTGTCAGAGAGTGGTTTTTTTGTATATATTGCCGTGGTGGTGAGTGCTGTGATGTTAAGTGTGGAACACTATATTGTGAATAAAGACTTCTCAAAAATAGATCGAGCCTTCTTTACGATTAATGGTTATTTGGGCATTGTCTTTTTTGTATTGGTCGTATGCGATCAAATTTTTGCCTAA
- the miaA gene encoding tRNA (adenosine(37)-N6)-dimethylallyltransferase MiaA has product MKEIAIIGPTASGKTSLAIDIALKTNSVILSLDSLSVYKEIDIASAKPTKQERAGIVHFGIDEVFPNQTFDVLEFIACYKKAKMYAKEYDHNLVIVGGTGFYLKTLIDGISLGISTHEPMDISIQEAYELLVKLDPVYMQKIKSNDKYRIEKTYNIYRQTKLSPTEYFLKNPKKPFAPNLPIFEIMWEPEELRQRIALRTKQMLNEGLIDEVIFLEQKYTREPNCMSSIGIIETLQYLDGKLSKAQLEEKIATNTAQLAKRQRTFNRSQFNNLQTKNVLESLNSDILKFFSI; this is encoded by the coding sequence ATGAAAGAAATCGCAATCATTGGCCCTACGGCATCTGGCAAAACATCTTTAGCAATTGATATTGCTTTAAAAACCAACTCTGTTATTTTATCACTGGACTCATTGTCTGTTTATAAAGAGATTGATATTGCTTCAGCAAAACCCACCAAACAAGAGCGAGCAGGTATCGTTCACTTTGGGATTGATGAAGTTTTTCCCAATCAAACCTTTGATGTGTTGGAGTTTATTGCTTGTTATAAAAAAGCCAAGATGTATGCCAAAGAGTATGACCATAACTTAGTCATTGTGGGAGGAACGGGGTTTTATTTAAAAACACTGATTGATGGTATATCATTGGGTATCAGTACGCATGAACCCATGGATATTTCGATTCAAGAGGCGTATGAACTGCTTGTGAAGCTTGACCCTGTTTATATGCAAAAGATTAAATCTAATGATAAATACCGAATTGAAAAGACCTATAATATTTATCGGCAAACCAAACTCTCACCCACAGAGTATTTTCTAAAAAACCCTAAAAAACCGTTTGCACCCAACTTGCCTATCTTTGAAATCATGTGGGAACCTGAAGAGTTACGACAACGAATAGCGCTTCGAACCAAACAGATGTTAAATGAGGGTTTGATTGATGAAGTCATTTTCCTAGAACAAAAATATACACGAGAACCTAACTGCATGAGTTCTATTGGTATCATTGAAACCTTGCAATACCTTGATGGAAAACTCTCAAAAGCACAACTTGAAGAGAAGATTGCGACCAACACAGCCCAACTTGCAAAACGGCAACGCACCTTTAATCGCTCACAATTTAACAACCTGCAAACCAAGAATGTTTTAGAAAGCTTAAATTCAGACATACTTAAGTTTTTTTCGATATAA
- the rpmE gene encoding 50S ribosomal protein L31 — protein MRKDIHPDYKECTVSCACGNEFVTKSNVETMRIDICSACHPFFTGEQKIVDAAGRVEKFKAKYNMNK, from the coding sequence GTGAGAAAAGATATTCACCCAGATTACAAAGAGTGTACTGTATCTTGTGCTTGTGGTAATGAGTTCGTAACAAAGTCAAACGTTGAAACAATGAGAATTGACATTTGTTCTGCTTGCCACCCTTTCTTTACTGGAGAGCAAAAAATCGTTGATGCTGCTGGTCGAGTAGAGAAATTTAAAGCTAAGTATAACATGAACAAATAA
- the rsmI gene encoding 16S rRNA (cytidine(1402)-2'-O)-methyltransferase codes for MLTLVPTPIGNLDDISSRALKALESAELFLCEDTRVTKKLLQLFSEKYNLTFPCNQFESFHHHNEKKQLATFDVTTFKEKNIVYVSDAGMPCISDPGATLVQWCIQNGIPYDVIPGANAVLTAFAMSGFDATTFTFFGFLPHKGKERQSHFLEVMQSQITPILYESPHRLLKLLEELAAYDENRTIFLAKELTKKYQTVYKQTAGELFKQFKSENIKGEWVVIIKPVTVSKGEILTVSDIEELSLPPKQKAKLLAKMTGRAVKEIYQELLDRIQS; via the coding sequence GTGCTTACTTTAGTTCCCACTCCCATAGGCAACCTTGATGATATCTCATCAAGAGCACTGAAAGCCCTGGAGAGTGCGGAACTTTTTTTATGCGAAGATACTCGCGTTACTAAAAAACTTCTACAACTATTCAGTGAAAAATATAATTTAACTTTTCCTTGCAATCAATTTGAATCATTTCATCATCATAATGAAAAGAAACAACTGGCTACTTTTGATGTAACCACTTTTAAAGAAAAAAATATTGTCTACGTAAGCGATGCTGGGATGCCTTGCATCAGTGATCCAGGTGCCACTTTGGTACAATGGTGTATTCAAAATGGTATACCCTATGATGTCATTCCTGGTGCGAATGCTGTGTTAACTGCGTTTGCCATGAGCGGCTTTGATGCTACGACATTTACCTTTTTTGGATTTTTGCCTCACAAAGGCAAAGAGCGGCAATCGCACTTTTTAGAAGTGATGCAAAGTCAAATTACCCCTATTTTATATGAATCCCCTCATCGACTTCTGAAACTCTTAGAAGAGTTAGCTGCCTATGATGAAAATAGAACCATCTTTTTAGCCAAAGAGCTCACTAAAAAATATCAAACCGTTTATAAACAAACTGCCGGTGAACTTTTCAAGCAGTTTAAAAGTGAAAACATCAAAGGAGAATGGGTTGTCATCATAAAACCTGTAACTGTTTCAAAAGGTGAAATACTCACGGTTTCAGACATTGAAGAGCTTTCACTTCCACCCAAACAAAAAGCCAAACTGCTTGCTAAGATGACAGGACGTGCAGTCAAAGAGATTTATCAAGAACTTTTAGATAGAATCCAGTCATGA
- the rlmB gene encoding 23S rRNA (guanosine(2251)-2'-O)-methyltransferase RlmB — translation MIIYGKQVVLYILQKHPELIEEVLFSKEIDKKVFAKFLKLGKKIIKLDNKKAQSLAHGGNHQGFFLRLKEFEYQTMDELKQKNFIVVLDGLTDVGNIGAITRSAYSLGIDGVIASGVKTLNNSGIIRTSAGAMLDMPFALYPNSLDLANELKQSGYALIGATMDGTDLKKYGKITQEDKVALFLGSEGEGLSGKIRKKLDLKVSIKMHNDFDSLNVSVAAAILMYNLKG, via the coding sequence ATGATAATATATGGTAAACAAGTAGTTCTATACATACTACAAAAACATCCCGAACTCATTGAAGAGGTTCTTTTTTCAAAAGAGATTGATAAAAAAGTATTTGCTAAGTTTTTAAAACTTGGGAAAAAAATCATCAAGCTTGATAACAAAAAGGCTCAATCATTGGCACATGGTGGTAATCACCAAGGCTTTTTCTTACGACTCAAAGAGTTTGAGTATCAAACCATGGATGAACTGAAACAGAAAAACTTTATTGTGGTGTTAGATGGATTAACCGATGTAGGAAATATCGGAGCCATTACACGATCAGCATACTCACTGGGTATTGATGGAGTGATAGCTTCAGGAGTTAAAACACTCAATAACTCTGGAATCATTCGTACCAGTGCGGGAGCCATGTTGGACATGCCATTTGCTCTGTATCCCAACTCTTTAGATTTGGCCAATGAGCTTAAACAGAGTGGTTATGCGCTTATTGGTGCAACCATGGATGGTACAGATTTAAAGAAATATGGAAAAATCACCCAAGAAGATAAAGTTGCTCTGTTTTTAGGAAGCGAAGGTGAAGGCTTAAGCGGTAAGATACGAAAAAAACTTGACTTAAAGGTTTCAATCAAAATGCACAACGACTTCGACTCACTCAATGTCTCTGTCGCTGCGGCTATTTTAATGTACAATCTGAAAGGATAA